Proteins encoded within one genomic window of Trichoderma asperellum chromosome 2, complete sequence:
- a CDS encoding uncharacterized protein (EggNog:ENOG41), whose product MASLKVSDAAGDPHVKPLPRPEMSEDPPRFIIIGAGARGIGYARGIDIASNGVVAAVADPDKYRRETLGKHHIWGSNGPSQGQMFSDWRDFVEYEQNRRQRAANGEKDVPKGVDGAFVCVQDQMHREVVVGLSPLGIHIMCEKPLAPSLEDCLDIYKSLKPQLKSNIFSIGHVLRYSPHNMMLRKLLVEDQIIGDINSVVHTEPVGWWHFTHSYVRGNWRNSKTSAPSLLAKCCHDIDLILWLLCSPERAGEGEPHLPDFVSSTGGLQFFKKSRKPAAAGSATNCMACPLGDSGCKYSAKNVYLSANCEGVGTGNVDWPMTTVVHDIEDYKTLDERKQAVIKVLEQDYDESTPKEVVSSRNWFGRCVFESDNNVCDDQFVTITWPESVKPAKRVTIQMVAQTKKQCDRFSYFYGEHGEIYTDSEKIIVQDFNTKETKVYTPHAEHKGHGGGDLGLTRQFVLACDRVKNHGWEAEKAQNEFVGCTLEEVIRSHAMVFAAEEARVNNIVVNWPQWWDKVTKE is encoded by the coding sequence atggcctcgCTCAAGGTCTCAGACGCCGCTGGCGATCCCCATGTGAAGCCTCTTCCGCGGCCCGAGATGTCAGAGGATCCTCCccgcttcatcatcattggtGCTGGTGCCCGGGGAATTGGCTATGCAAGAGGCATTGACATTGCCAGCAACGGCGTTGTGGCCGCCGTGGCAGATCCGGACAAATACCGACGAGAGACGCTCGGCAAGCATCACATCTGGGGCAGCAATGGCCCCAGTCAAGGCCAGATGTTCTCAGACTGGCGAGACTTTGTCGAGTATGAGCAGAATCGGCGCCAGAGAGCAGCCAACGGCGAGAAGGACGTCCCCAAGGGCGTTGACGGAGCTTTTGTCTGTGTCCAGGACCAGATGCACCGAGAGGTCGTTGTTGGCCTGTCACCGCTGGGCATTCACATCATGTGCGAGAAGCCGCTGGCGCCATCGTTGGAAGACTGTCTCGACATCTACAAGTCTCTCAAGCCGCAACTCAAGTCCAACATCTTCTCAATCGGCCATGTGCTGAGATATAGCCCGCACAACATGATGCTGCGGAAGCTGCTGGTTGAAGACCAAATCATCGGCGACATCAACAGCGTCGTGCACACGGAGCCAGTTGGCTGGTGGCACTTCACGCACTCGTATGTGCGAGGCAACTGGAGAAACTCAAAGACGTCGGCGCCATCGCTGCTAGCAAAGTGCTGCCACGACATCGATCTGATCCTGTGGCTGCTCTGTTCGCCGGAGAGGGCCGGAGAGGGCGAGCCTCATCTCCCCGACTTTGTGTCATCGACTGGCGGATTGCAATTCTTCAAAAAGAGCCGCAAACCGGCCGCTGCGGGATCTGCTACAAACTGCATGGCTTGTCCTCTCGGCGACTCCGGCTGCAAGTATTCTGCCAAGAACGTATATCTCAGTGCCAACTGCGAGGGAGTTGGCACCGGCAACGTAGACTGGCCGATGACCACCGTCGTGCACGACATCGAAGACTATAAGACCCTCGACGAGCGCAAACAGGCCGTCATCAAGGTTCTTGAACAAGACTATGACGAGTCAACCCCGAAAGAGGTGGTCAGCTCGCGCAACTGGTTCGGTCGATGCGTCTTTGAGTCAGACAACAACGTGTGTGACGACCAGTTTGTGACCATTACATGGCCCGAGTCCGTCAAGCCCGCCAAGAGAGTCACCATCCAGATGGTGGCCCAGACCAAGAAGCAATGCGACCGCTTCTCCTATTTCTATGGCGAACACGGCGAAATCTACACAGATTCCGAGAAGATCATTGTGCAAGACTTCAACACCAAGGAAACAAAGGTCTACACGCCGCACGCGGAACACAAGGgccacggcggcggcgatttGGGCCTCACGAGACAATTCGTCTTGGCGTGCGACCGGGTGAAGAATCATGGATGGGAGGCCGAAAAGGCCCAGAATGAGTTTGTGGGGTGCACTCTCGAGGAGGTGATTCGCAGCCACGCAATGGTGTTTGCTGCGGAAGAGGCTCGCGTCAATAACATTGTTGTCAACTGGCCCCAGTGGTGGGATAAAGTCACCAAGGAGTAA
- a CDS encoding uncharacterized protein (EggNog:ENOG41~SECRETED:SignalP(1-22)~TransMembrane:1 (n6-17c22/23o244-269i)) produces the protein MRHGPAATLLLALGAVVSTVTADNNNQPVPKSGFQQSWASPAKETVTSGHEVEQQVALGWSPKPTQPPKPLLGRMMMPRADGYTLGPETCGFVPGNDGNSFTCVSSGYTCTPQGGFVGCCQPNSSCSQIKTTCIDYQASATGACNLPSDFHTLCCATSTLPACYTWVISTSASTDKSVELYTILGCSLQPGRGTLLTVDPGWLATHSFGSTTTTTTATTTSTEPSSTSPTSTPDSGGGKSSTPVGAIAGGTVGGVAALGLVGLTAFLFYRHRNGRNNAPPAGHPPQGQNDAAAGGAVYPSGVPVGYQAGYAPVPMQQGYYPQQFQGQYPPQQQYNYNYPVQTASTSPVHTTPSPGVFKEGETSASELPTTSPLGAETNRAELGGGN, from the exons ATGCGTCACGGCCCAGCGGCgaccctcctcctcgcccttgggGCTGTTGTTTCTACCGTCACAGCCGACAACAATAACCAGCCAGTCCCCAAATCGGGCTTCCAACAATCATGGGCCTCACCCGCCAAAGAGACCGTCACCTCGGGCCATGAGGTCGAGCAGCAGGTTGCCTTGGGATGGTCTCCTAAGCCGACGCAGCCACCCAAGCCGTTGCTGGgcaggatgatgatgccgcgaGCGGATGGTTATACGCTGGGGCCAGAAACGTGTGGATTTGTGCCTGGGAATGATGGCA ACTCTTTTACTTGTGTCTCGTCTGGATATACTTGCACGCCCCAGGGAGGCTTCGTTGGATGTTGTCAGCCAAACAGCTCCTGTAGCCAGATCAAGACGACGTGCATCGACTACCAAGCCTCGGCAACCGGTGCCTGCAACCTCCCGTCCGACTTTCACACACTCTGCTG cGCCACTTCAACTCTCCCGGCTTGTTATACTTGGGTCATTTCCACGTCTGCCTCAACCGACAAGTCCGTTGAACTATACACCATCCTCGGATGCTCCTTGCAGCCCGGCAGAGGAACTCTCCTGACTGTCGATCCGGGCTGGCTGGCAACGCACAGCTTCGGTtccacgacgacgacgacgacagccACAACCACATCGACCGAGCCCTCGAGTACTTCGCCGACATCGACGCCCGATTCAGGCGGCGGGAAAAGCAGCACTCCCGTGGGCGCCATTGCGGGAGGCACAGTTGGAGGCGTTGCAGCCCTTGGCCTCGTTGGCCTGACCGCTTTCCTCTTCTACCGCCACCGCAATGGTCGTAACAACGCTCCTCCTGCTGGTCATCCTCCTCAAGGACagaatgatgctgctgctggtggagcTGTTTACCCTTCGGGTGTGCCGGTTGGATACCAGGCCGGTTATGCACCGGTGCCAATGCAACAGGGCTATTATCCACAGCAGTTTCAGGGACAGTAtcctccccagcagcagtacaATTACAATTACCCGGTGCAAACGGCGAGCACGTCTCCGGTGCACACGACTCCCTCTCCGGGTGTTTTCAAGGAAGGCGAGACGTCTGCCAGCGAGCTGCCCACGACAAGCCCCCTTGGAGCAGAGACGAACAGAGCCGAGCTGGGTGGTGGTAATTAG
- a CDS encoding uncharacterized protein (EggNog:ENOG41): MASLASPRTSSTMLSENPSPIHRWTITPVTPSSTGSLYDVIRRCNKFEERQGSGMWEFAILDNSTPVGYMLPQHVAEMKWDNTSFKVSRAKLKIHLNPVIKPGDDIVDICRREFIQLCQKNADNLNGCFQKWLKKSSDFHPIRGLDAKLAGLVIPSAARGIFGIVTTGVHMNMFTIRGGGIYVWVSRRSQNVTYARKLDQLVAGAMDPEDNMDPLVTLKREAMEEAGLLVDIHTKMVTWRGVYVGRVTSESLISFYDQKDHIAGSEEGHIEPGIRYTFDLEVSPGFIPYPEEPESIDGFVLKPVEEVKRDLKNAEWKPNCGLVMLDFLLRKGVVREDDDVNFGLLRRGLHRSLALRIE; this comes from the coding sequence ATGGCGTCTCTTGCCAGCCCTCGAACATCCTCAACAATGCTATCAGAAAACCCTAGTCCTATCCATAGGTGGACAATCACCCCCGTTACTCCAAGCAGCACGGGTTCTTTGTACGATGTTATCCGTCGGTGTAATAAGTTCGAAGAGAGGCAAGGTTCAGGAATGTGGGAATTTGCCATTCTAGACAATTCAACTCCTGTTGGATATATGCTCCCTCAGCACGTCGCCGAGATGAAGTGGGACAATACGAGCTTTAAAGTTTCCAGAGCCAAGCTCAAGATTCATCTGAATCCTGTCATCAAACCAGGCGACGACATTGTTGACATATGCCGACGCGAATTTATACAACTGTGCCAAAAGAATGCCGATAATCTCAATGGTTGCTTTCAGAAGTGGCTCAAGAAGAGCTCGGATTTCCATCCTATCCGCGGACTTGATGCTAAGTTGGCCGGCTTGGTCATTCCTTCAGCTGCCAGAGGAATATTTGGTATCGTGACGACGGGCGTCCACATGAACATGTTCACCATAAGGGGAGGTGGGATTTATGTGTGGGTTTCGAGACGCTCTCAAAATGTCACATATGCCAGAAAGCTTGACCAGCTTGTTGCTGGAGCCATGGATCCGGAAGACAACATGGACCCTCTGGTGACTTTGAAACGTGAAGCTATGGAGGAAGCAGGGCTCTTGGTCGACATTCATACGAAAATGGTTACTTGGAGGGGCGTCTATGTCGGCAGAGTCACTAGCGAGTCTCTGATTTCATTCTATGATCAGAAAGACCATATTGCCGGCAGTGAGGAGGGACACATTGAGCCTGGTATCCGGTACACTTTTGATTTGGAAGTTAGCCCTGGTTTCATCCCATATCCAGAGGAACCGGAGTCGATTGACGGATTTGTGCTGAAGCCAGTGGAAGAGGTGAAGCGTGATTTGAAGAACGCTGAGTGGAAGCCGAACTGTGGGCTTGTTATGCTGGACTTTTTACTTCGAAAGGGTGTGGTTagggaggatgatgatgtgaaTTTTGGATTACTGAGACGCGGCCTTCACAGGAGCCTCGCACTTCGAATTGAGTGA
- a CDS encoding uncharacterized protein (EggNog:ENOG41), giving the protein MFAARQRAVCAARQLQRTCRTYASEAHGHHSSAPVNESFGKGSVITLGALLGTVLVFQFRPQESETWNGVLAKYRSKAEDWEAINSLHTKAMEQAGYDRNLFENASTKRAYVDISYPEAFTSHAQRNIQAGHLPNIDHVVEHYRQQHLKVEEKKAAKLAAAKKDE; this is encoded by the exons ATGTTCGCCGCACGACAGAGGGCAGTTTGCGCGGCCCGCCAGCTGCAGCGGACATGCCGAACCTATGCGTCCGAGGCCCACGGCCACCACTCGTCTGCGCCCGTTAACGAGTCCTTCGGG AAAGGATCCGTGATTACTCTCGGCGCGCTTCTGGGCACTGTCCTCGTCTTCCAGTTCCGCCCACAGGAGAGCGAGACCTGGAACGGCGTGCTCGCCAAGTACCGATCAAAGGCTGAGGACTGGGAGGCCATCAATTCTCTGCACACCAAGGCGATGGAGCAGGCTGGTTACGACAGGAACCTGTTTGAAAATGCATCAACCAAGCGCGCATATGTCGACATCTCATACCCCGA GGCTTTCACATCTCACGCTCAACGAAACATCCAGGCTGGTCACCTCCCCAACATTGACCACGTTGTAGAACATTACCGACAGCAGCACTTgaaggtggaggagaagaaggcggccaaGCTTGCCGCCGCGAAGAAGGATGAGTAG
- a CDS encoding uncharacterized protein (EggNog:ENOG41) — MPHFDPDQLSPLFENEQVEQQSTNGENYQEANIFKTPDRPTIILVNSQRGRPESTTFKTATPARAACFPPPNHVNNCDGVSVRETFTRRGRGVFADRNFEKGENIITERPVFSCGRKKTSAKDNWPIAEEWCRLPLEHQLKLQNHFRKLRSVPIGKDKLGWYRERMMKKFFLEYAFCNPQRTEAHVYALGSHMNHACRHCANAEQWTESDSPNRILVKVVRPLKAGDEVLINYNKQRGAWFGCAICSPPGLRDRLGDIRSSISRLISRLKNPEDPVFM, encoded by the exons ATGCCTCACTTCGATCCAGATCAACTCAGCCCCCTTTTTGAAAATGAACAAGTAGAGCAACAGAGCACAAATGGTGAGAACT ACCAGGAGGCAAACATTTTCAAGACTCCTGACAGGCCAACAATCATTCTAGTTAATTCGCAAAGGGGGAGACCCGAATCAACTACGTTTAAAACTGCCACGCCGGCTCGAGCTGCATGCTTTCCTCCTCCCAACCATGTTAACAATTGTGATGGTGTCAGCGTCAGAGAGACGTTTACCCGGCGTGGTCGCGGTGTGTTTGCAGACAGGAACTTTGAAAAGGGTGAAAATATCATCACTGAGCGTCCAGTATTCTCGTGCGGTCGTAAGAAAACATCAGCTAAGGACAACTGGCCAATTGCGGAAGAATGGTGCAGGCTACCACTGGAGCACCAGCTGAAGCTTCAGAACCATTTTCGCAAACTGCGATCGGTACCAATAGGGAAAGACAAGCTTGGGTGGTACAGGGAAAgaatgatgaagaaattcTTTCTCGAGTACGCATTCTGCAATCCCCAGAGGACAGAAGCCCACGTCTATGCCTTGGGATCCCACATGAACCATGCGTGCAGGCACTGCGCCAACGCCGAGCAATGGACGGAATCTGATTCCCCGAACCGCATTCTCGTCAAGGTCGTCAGGCCCCTGAAGGCAGGTGACGAAGTCCTCATTAACTACAATAAACAGCGAGGGGCTTGGTTTGGTTGTGCCATATGCAGTCCTCCTGGCCTGAGGGACCGGCTCGGGGATATTCGTAGTAGCATTTCTCGGTTGATTTCTCGACTTAAAAACCCAGAGGACCCTGTCTTTATGTAA
- the RPS15 gene encoding 40S ribosomal protein uS19 (BUSCO:EOG092D4GXA): MADEYNAEEAAELKKRRAFRKFSYRGIDLDNLLDLSSDQLRDVVHARARRRINRGLKRRPMGLIKKLRKAKQEAKPNEKPDLVKTHLRDMIVVPEMIGSVIGIYSGKEFNQVEIKPEMVGHYLGEFSISYKPVKHGRPGIGATHSSRFIPLK, translated from the exons ATGGCTGACGAATAC AACGCCGAGGAGGCCGCCGAgctcaagaagagaagagccttCCGCAAGTTCTCTTACCGAGGAATCGACCTTGACAA CCTCCTCGACCTCTCCTCTGACCAGCTCCGAGATGTCGTCCACGCCCGTGCCCGCAGAAGGATCAACCGCGGTCTGAAGCGCCGCCCCATGGGCCTCATCAAGAAGCTCCGAAAGGCCAAGCAGGAGGCTAAGCCCAACGAGAAGCCCGACCTCGTCAAGACTCACCTCCGAGACATGATTGTCGTCCCCGAGATGATTGGAAGCGTCATTGGTATCTACTCCGGCAAGGAGTTCAACCAGGTTGAGATCAAGCCTGAGATGGTTGGCCACTACCTGGGTGAATTCTCTATCTCATA CAAGCCTGTCAAGCACGGTCGACCTGGTATCGGTGCCACTCACTCTTCTCGTTTCATTCCCCTCAAATAA
- a CDS encoding uncharacterized protein (EggNog:ENOG41~TransMembrane:1 (o234-257i)) — protein MSLTVSAPATSSTISISPGSSWTIPPPTTLSTVATSTSDGSPLITAGPFPPMTTHWNRPLSCTWTYVVDTDLPPGVSDPIAYLDLEPLPGASTLSCYPDGMFFDGRTGVFSPATCPYGWTTVSVSVNTERMKTENEDEVTTTALCCSSEYSWAGGHCKRQVPTVLAVPIIYNRTAATYEVLTNSTTTLYSATIAVNTIRALFREKDKPLLGLTDEDDIDDHKNDDQGLSLSAKIGIGVGVALGSLFAIGAAIFIFMWKRERRKKGSTGRPSHELRAVQRAQGRMYSSSHTQVRARDSEPPPAYASESEINNAADNDSGSTAVTRGGEIRVLIAQKAAIQRRIEELERDSGEESRDGPYER, from the exons ATGTCTCTCACGGTGTCGGCACCAGCTACGTCCTCGACCATCTCCATAAGCCCGGGCTCTTCATGGACAATCCCTCCGCCAACAACACTCTCTACGGTTGCCACTAGCACATCTGATGGCAGCCCTCTCATCACAGCCGGGCCCTTTCCCCCTATGACAACTCATTGGAATCGACCTTTGAGCTGCACATGGACGTACGTTGTCGATACCGACCTGCCGCCCGGTGTTTCAGATCCTATTGCCTATCTGGATTTGGAACCTCTTCCAGGGGCTTCTACTCTGTCATGTTATCCAGACGGCATGTTCTTTGATGGACGCACCGGAGTATTTAGCCCAGCGACATGCCCCTATGGATGGACTACTGTCTCTGTCTCCGTCAACACCGAGCGGATGAAGACTGAGAATGAGGACGAGGTAACCACGACAGCACTGTGCTGTTCATC CGAATACTCCTGGGCGGGCGGGCACTGCAAACGTCAAGTCCCTACGGTTCTGGCTGTACCCATCATATATAACCGCACCGCAGCCACATACGAAGTTTTGACCAATTCAACTACCACATTATATAGTGCCACTATCGCCGTAAACACCATCCGTGCGCTCTTCAGAGAGAAGGACAAGCCACTCCTCGGCCTAACAGACGAGGATGATATCGACGACCATAAAAATGACGACCAGGGACTATCACTAAGTGCCAAGATAGGCATTGGGGTTGGCGTGGCACTCGGCAGTTTGTTTGCCATTGGGGCAGCTATATTTATCTTCATGTGGAAGCGagagcgaagaaaaaaaggttccACAGGTCGACCGTCGCACGAGCTCAGAGCCGTGCAGAGAGCACAAGGGCGAATGTACTCCAGCTCACACACACAGGTTCGTGCCCGCGATTCTGAACCACCGCCCGCCTACGCTTCCGAGTCCGAAATCAACAACGCCGCTGATAACGATAGTGGGAGTACCGCAGTGACCCGAGGCGGTGAGATTCGAGTTCTAATAGCCCAAAAGGCTGCTATCCAACGACGtattgaagagctggagagagatTCAGGGGAGGAAAGTCGAGATGGCCCCTACGAGAGATGA
- the TUB1_1 gene encoding alpha-tubulin: MRGEILHLHVGQAGVQLGNAAWELYCLEHGLGRDGRVDPNASEDTDYGSWDTFFTETSGGKHVPRSIFVDLDPSPIDEIRTGDYRQLFHPEQLISGKEDAANNYARGHYTVGKEMIDTVMDRIRRVTDNCHSLQGFLVFHSFGGGTGSGFGALLLERLATDYGKKSKLEFTVYPAPRTSSAVVEPYNAVLSTHSTIEHSDCTFLVDNEAVYEVCRRNLDIARPSFNHLNNLIAQVVSSITSSLRFDGALNVDLNEFQTNLVPFPRIHYPLVSYAPVVSAKKSSHESFKIQELTLQCFEPQNQMVVCNPQNGKYMAVALLYRGDVVTRDCNAAVATIKQKSTFHMVDWCPTGFKVGITYQRPTAVPVSAQEGGLAAVDRSVSMLSNTTAIAEAWSRLDYKFDLMHNKRAFVHWYVGEGMEEGEFSEAREDLAALERDYEEVASDSTEFEPAEY; this comes from the exons ATGAGGGGCGAG ATTTTGCACCTTCATGTTGGCCAAGCCGGTGTCCAGCTCGGCAACGCAGCTTGGGAACT CTACTGTCTGGAGCACGGTCTCGGCCGCGACGGTCGCGTAGATCCCAATGCCAGCGAAGACACAGATTACGGCTCGTGGGACACCTTCTTCACCGAGACCAGCGGAGGCAAGCACGTGCCTCGTTCAATATTCGTCGACCTCGATCCGTCGCCTATCGATGAGATTCGAACGGGCGATTACCGCCAGCTCTTCCACCCTGAGCAGCTGATCAGCGGAAAGGAAGATGCGGCCAACAACTATGCCCGCGGTCATTATACCGTTGGCAAGGAGATGATCGATACCGTCATGGATCGGATCCGCCGTGTTACTG ACAACTGCCACTCTCTCCAAGGTTTCCTCGTTTTCCACTCATTTGGAGGCGGTACTGGATCTGGCTTTGGCGCTCTTCTGCTGGAGCGTCTTGCTACTGACTATGGCAAGAAGTCCAAGCTCGAGTTCACCGTGTACCCTGCTCCTCGTACTTCCTCTGCTGTTGTCGAGCCCTACAACGCAGTCCTGTCAACTCATAGCACCATCGAGCACTCCGACTGCACCTTCTTGGTGGATAACGAGGCCGTCTATGAAGTCTGCCGAAGAAATCTCGACATTGCCCGCCCCTCCTTTAACCACCTCAACAACCTGATCGCCCAAGTGGTCAGCTCCATCACTTCGTCCTTGCGATTTGACGGCGCTCTCAACGTCGACCTGAACGAATTCCAGACCAACCTGGTTCCTTTCCCGCGCATTCACTACCCTCTGGTCAGCTATGCTCCTGTTGTTTctgccaagaagagctcCCACGAGAGCTTCAAGATCCAAGAGCTCACCCTGCAGT GTTTCGAGCCTCAAAACCAAATGGTCGTGTGCAACCCCCAGAATGGCAAGTACATGGCCGTTGCTCTGCTGTACCGTGGTGACGTCGTGACCCGTGACTGTAATGCTGCAGTCGCTACAATCAAGCAAAAGTCTACTTTCCACATGGTTGACTGGTGCCCTACCGGATTCAAGGTTGGAATCACTTATCAGAGGCCAACCGCCGTCCCCGTTTCTGCTCAAGAGGGCGGTCTCGCTGCTGTCGACCGCTCCGTGTCCATGCTCTCCAACACTACCGCCATTGCCGAGGCTTGGTCGCGACTTGACTACAAATTCGACCTTATGCACAACAAGCGTGCCTTTGTGCACTGGTACGTGGGAGAGGGTATGGAAGAGGGCGAGTTCTCCGAGGCTCGAGAGGACCTTGCCGCTCTTGAGAGGGACTACGAAGAGGTCGCTTCCGACTCTACTGAGTTTGAACCCGCTGAGTACTAG
- the NOP12 gene encoding Nucleolar protein 12 (BUSCO:EOG092D3VPV) gives MAKSKSALAAASKAIDPTLNALFASSAGPVKVPSQPRVGAPPKPKSSNTEKPNEDGGNDSGDDEVLSEISEELDYDDEEEADGDVAEGKDGEDDDANDEDSMSVTIEAVDAAEQVKDNTQENKTKRERKRKRKNDNDDLEEKYLAKLADDDESEPSGKRQKGESEDAKDGASEEDEVPVHESLTQESKQSEMEKAARTVFLGNVATEAISSKSAKKELMKHLASVLDKDASPPQKIESLRFRSVAFSTGSMPKRAAYITKALMDATTKSTNAYAVFSDPAAARKVVAELNGTEILGRHIRVDSVAHPSPMNHRSCVFVGNLGFVDDETVLNRKADGETVEKKRNKVPSDIEEGLWRTFGTQGKVENVRVIRDSKTRVGKGFAYVQFYDANDVEAALLLDGKKFPPMLPRALRVTRAKDPRKTALAVERARSKADNADGASRSTKYKPKATPEEQAAAGRTRKLLGRSAAAKQRFGGRKSFSSAAKGAEAGDEIKSPERIIFEGRRASAKDGLPRDLKIGKKQHKKKAGKPARPQHRGARRAAAWQQKK, from the exons ATGGCGAAATC AAAAAGTGCGTTGGCCGCAGCCTCCAAGGCCATTGACCCCACGCTCAATGCACTGTTCGCATCCAGC GCTGGGCCAGTGAAGGTTCCCTCGCAACCTCGAGTTGGAGCACCGCCAAAGCCGAAAAGCTCAAACACCGAGAAACCAAACGAAGACGGCGGCAATGACAGTGGCGACGACGAAGTGCTCTCTGAAATCAGCGAGGAGCTGGAttatgatgacgaagaggaagcagacgGCGATGTTGCTGAGGGAAAAGATggtgaagacgacgatgccaACGACGAAGATTCCATGTCGGTGACAATAGAGGCGGTCGATGCAGCAGAGCAGGTCAAGGACAACACTCAAGAGAACAAGACGAAGCGTGAAAGAAAAcgcaagagaaagaatgacAACGACGATCTAGAAGAAAAATACCTGGCTAAACTTGCGGATGATGACGAATCAGAGCCATCAGGCAAGCGCCAGAAAGGAGAGAGCGAAGATGCCAAGGATGGAGccagcgaagaagatgaagtccCTGTGCACGAATCTCTCACGCAAGAGAGCAAGCAATCCGAGATGGAAAAGGCCGCCCGGACCGTCTTCTTGGGCAATGTCGCCACGGAagccatctcatccaagTCGGCAAAGAAGGAACTCATGAAACATCTTGCTTCTGTCCTGGACAAAGATGCATCACCGCCACAAAAGATTGAGTCTCTGCGTTTCCGCTCTGTAGCCTTTTCAACTGGCTCAATGCCCAAGCGGGCAGCCTATATCACCAAGGCCCTGATGGATGCCACCACAAAATCCACCAACGCGTACGCAGTGTTTTCAGATCCTGCGGCTGCTCGGAAAGTGGTTGCCGAGCTCAACGGCACTGAAATTCTGGGCCGCCACATCAGAGTAGATAGTGTTGCACATCCAAGCCCGATGAACCATCGCAGCTGCGTGTTCGTGGGAAACCTTGGCTTTGTTGACGATGAGACGGTCTTGAACAGAAAAGCCGACGGAGAGACAGTTGAGAAGAAACGCAACAAGGTGCCGTCGGACATTGAAGAAGGCCTGTGGCGAACCTTTGGCACCCAAGGAAAGGTTGAAAATGTCCGTGTCATACGAGACTCAAAGACCAGAGTAGGCAAGGGCTTTGCCTACGTGCAGTTTTAT GACGCCAATGATGTTGAGGCTGCTCTTTTGCTTGACGGGAAAAAATTCCCCCCAATGCTTCCCCGAGCTCTTCGTGTAACAAGAGCAAAGGATCCGCGCAAGACGGCACTGGCTGTAGAGCGGGCCAGGTCCAAGGCAGACAACGCCGACGGCGCTAGCCGCAGCACAAAATACAAGCCCAAGGCAACTCCAGAGGAACAGGCCGCCGCTGGGCGAACTCGTAAGCTTCTGGGTCGGTCTGCAGCTGCAAAACAGCGATTTGGCGGCAGGAAGTCATTTTCATCTGCCGCAAAGGGCGCTGAGGCTGGTGATGAGATCAAGTCTCCGGAGCGTATCATCTTTGAGGGACGGAGAGCGTCTGCCAAGGATGGCCTTCCTCGGGACCTCAAAATCGGTAAGAAGCagcacaagaagaaggcgggcAAGCCAGCAAGGCCCCAGCACCGGGGCGCCAGAAGAGCCGCGGCGTGGCAGCAGAAGAAATGA